In Capsicum annuum cultivar UCD-10X-F1 chromosome 7, UCD10Xv1.1, whole genome shotgun sequence, one genomic interval encodes:
- the LOC124885731 gene encoding uncharacterized protein LOC124885731, with protein sequence MEEPLCLIDLGYGFFTAKFNIKNSKDIVLQGRSWIVAGSFISIWKWEPNFVPRTSKIDSTVIWVCLPQLLTKFYDRTILERIGRRIWKLLKVDSCTSSTIRGRYAQICIQVELGKPVKTSVTIGNHKQLLVYEAERILYKLCGCLSHVAMSRPNKKVFPSSENSSPPKTSAPIMDHKEEWKIVTFQRKRNAKKSTASNPTPANHNRGNGVKNAMPEYASSQR encoded by the exons atggaAG AACCCTTATGCCTAATCGATTTGGGATATGGTTTCTTCACTGCCAAATTCAATATCAAGAACAGCAAAGACATTGTCCTACAAGGTAGGTCATGGATTGTAGCTGGCAGCTTCATCTCTATATGGAAATGGGAACCCAACTTCGTCCCAAGAACTTCTAAGATCGATTCCACTGTGATTTGGGTCTGCCTCCCTCAATTGCTTACGAAATTCTACGATCGAACAATTTTGGAGCGGATCGGTCGGAGAATATGGAAACTCCTCAAAGTGGACTCGTGTACATCCTCAACAATTCGAGGTCGTTATGCTCAAATTTGTATTCAGGTCGAACTGGGTAAACCGGTCAAAACCTCAGTGACCATTGGCAATCACAAGCAACTACTCGTGTATGAGGCCGAAAGAATCCTTTACAAGTTGTGTGGGTGTTTAAGTCACGTCGCTATGTCTCGCCCGAATAAGAAAGTGTTTCCTTCGTCGGAGAATTCTTCACCTCCAAAGACTTCTGCCCCCATCATGGATCACAAAGAGGAATGGAAGATAGTTACTTTCCAGCGAAAAAGGAATGCTAAGAAATCAACTGCGTCAAACCCCACTCCGGCTAATCATAATCGAGGTAACGGAGTGAAGAACGCTATGCCAG agtatgcctcctcgcagagataa